A region of Alkalinema sp. FACHB-956 DNA encodes the following proteins:
- a CDS encoding RNA-binding protein, whose translation MSVRLYVGNLPEDVNRQDLEAVFSEAGVSAKLITDRKTGKCRGFGFVTVKTDEEADQFIEKFNGVSVKDNAIKIEKALPRSKGDDAAEGSAPAAPASNNRRNKGGNNKGGGGNNRRVASTSDSEGFQPDPRWASDLEKLKQLLAAQTTGS comes from the coding sequence ATGTCTGTTCGTCTGTATGTCGGCAATCTGCCTGAGGATGTCAATCGCCAAGATCTAGAAGCGGTGTTTTCTGAAGCAGGAGTCTCCGCAAAACTAATTACCGATCGCAAAACTGGCAAATGTCGGGGCTTTGGCTTCGTAACTGTCAAAACCGATGAAGAAGCCGATCAATTCATTGAGAAATTCAATGGAGTCTCGGTGAAGGACAACGCCATCAAAATTGAAAAGGCGCTGCCTCGGTCTAAGGGCGATGATGCAGCGGAAGGCTCGGCTCCTGCGGCTCCTGCTTCTAACAACCGCCGGAACAAGGGTGGCAACAACAAAGGTGGCGGTGGTAACAATCGCCGTGTTGCTAGCACCTCCGATTCTGAAGGATTCCAGCCCGATCCTCGCTGGGCCAGTGACCTGGAGAAGCTGAAGCAACTACTAGCGGCTCAAACTACGGGTTCATAG
- a CDS encoding M48 family metalloprotease translates to MAETSITQCLEAGFSALKEKNYPRAIAFLEQVIQDPRAQAEPALPECLKAQMGLVTAYSQMGQHDRAIDLAQRLLQQENPKVQQWAERQLAELGASSAPQLNDLSDPELQETGFVPLAVSPSSPGEGRRRVVLPTMDNPPPQALSSGTPDTTSASGISARSPSMDVDINAEPSRAESPLTATSMAAFSPPSQDAEPWPQHWQQERATKWSALPQRSLLSLILAQMSVPIGLVLIPLVLFTAKYLWDVLRIGFATRVLRWSQVLPSWEFPVWWILPLLVICYFASPWFLDWILRQFYGLKRLATGTLAQFSPESHRLLQRSCQQQNMPIPSLGLLPIAVPVVMSYGFSAKNARIVISQGCLDRLEDDEIAAIYAAEMGHIVHKTLATLSWVTTVIQVPYLVYWQAADIGDWVLQRAEAVAGRKAWLAGLIRIPAYILAGISALAYGLFWMFRWAGLKLSRDRAAYSDRIACNLTGNPNGLARALAKLAMGTAEAVEQRGHVDPVLESFELLQPLGYRSILSLGSALPYLSPTQVLAWETSHPLRTWLQLNQPSAFLADRLRSLMTYAQTWQLQPDFTLPDPTALQSRSPQSKPRPANLFIIAAPFWGALGGYLVATLAWGLGWLAFQLGQYRLSWLGSDYGLLMGFPLIGFGLGTIWRFNRFFPEIPLSLLRSGPPEQHDPLQEDRCSEVAEFLQNPTLDPLQPQRIKLQGQLLGRQGISNWLGQDLWLQTPLGLVRLHYLSQLGPIGNWLRHQDRPSDQVGQPVTVIGWLRRGATPWLDMEWLRSPAGRNNGSHPLWSTIVAILAIVAGLYLLL, encoded by the coding sequence ATGGCTGAAACATCGATCACACAATGCTTGGAGGCAGGATTCTCTGCCCTAAAAGAGAAAAACTATCCTCGGGCGATCGCGTTCCTAGAGCAGGTCATTCAGGATCCCAGGGCACAGGCGGAGCCAGCCCTACCGGAGTGTCTCAAAGCGCAAATGGGATTGGTCACGGCCTATAGCCAAATGGGACAGCACGATCGCGCGATCGACCTTGCTCAAAGACTGTTGCAGCAGGAAAATCCCAAGGTTCAACAATGGGCCGAGCGGCAATTGGCGGAGTTGGGTGCTTCATCAGCACCGCAATTGAACGATTTGTCTGACCCAGAGCTTCAGGAAACAGGATTTGTCCCCTTAGCGGTTTCCCCCTCTTCCCCTGGCGAAGGCCGCCGTCGTGTTGTGCTGCCTACGATGGATAATCCGCCGCCGCAAGCCTTATCGTCAGGGACTCCCGATACAACTTCAGCGAGTGGGATCTCTGCACGGTCGCCCTCGATGGATGTGGATATTAATGCAGAGCCATCCCGTGCAGAGTCTCCCCTGACAGCGACTTCAATGGCAGCCTTTTCCCCACCTTCTCAGGATGCTGAACCGTGGCCTCAACACTGGCAACAGGAACGGGCAACCAAGTGGTCAGCGTTGCCTCAACGATCGCTGTTGTCCCTAATCTTGGCCCAAATGAGTGTCCCGATCGGCTTAGTACTGATCCCGTTAGTCCTCTTTACAGCCAAATATCTGTGGGATGTTCTGCGCATCGGCTTTGCAACGCGCGTCTTGCGGTGGAGTCAAGTATTACCCAGTTGGGAATTTCCGGTTTGGTGGATTCTGCCCCTGTTGGTAATTTGCTATTTCGCATCCCCCTGGTTTTTAGATTGGATCCTACGACAGTTTTATGGCTTAAAACGCTTGGCCACGGGCACTCTGGCCCAATTTAGTCCAGAAAGTCATCGTCTGCTCCAACGCAGTTGCCAACAGCAAAACATGCCGATTCCCAGCCTTGGGCTCTTACCGATCGCGGTTCCTGTGGTCATGAGCTATGGTTTTTCGGCGAAAAATGCCCGCATTGTCATCAGTCAAGGCTGTCTCGATCGCCTAGAAGATGACGAGATTGCCGCGATCTATGCCGCTGAAATGGGGCACATTGTCCACAAAACCCTCGCAACCCTATCCTGGGTCACAACGGTCATTCAGGTTCCCTATCTGGTTTATTGGCAGGCCGCCGATATTGGGGATTGGGTCTTACAACGGGCAGAGGCGGTAGCGGGCCGCAAGGCTTGGCTCGCTGGATTGATTCGGATCCCTGCCTACATTCTGGCTGGGATTTCTGCCTTGGCCTATGGCTTATTTTGGATGTTCCGTTGGGCCGGATTGAAGCTGAGCCGCGATCGTGCGGCCTATAGCGATCGAATTGCCTGCAACCTGACAGGTAACCCGAATGGCTTGGCTCGGGCTTTAGCCAAATTAGCCATGGGCACCGCAGAAGCCGTTGAACAACGGGGGCATGTCGATCCCGTGCTCGAAAGTTTTGAACTGTTACAACCGCTAGGGTATCGATCGATCCTCTCCCTCGGCAGCGCATTGCCGTATTTATCTCCTACTCAGGTGCTGGCCTGGGAAACGAGTCATCCCTTACGGACTTGGCTCCAGCTGAATCAACCCAGCGCCTTTCTGGCCGATCGCCTGCGCAGTCTGATGACCTATGCCCAAACCTGGCAGCTACAACCAGACTTTACCCTCCCAGATCCCACAGCATTACAATCCCGCTCCCCCCAGTCCAAACCGCGTCCAGCCAATCTCTTTATAATAGCTGCACCTTTTTGGGGTGCCCTAGGGGGCTATTTGGTGGCAACTCTGGCTTGGGGACTGGGCTGGCTTGCCTTCCAACTGGGGCAATATCGACTGAGTTGGCTGGGCAGTGACTATGGGCTCTTGATGGGATTCCCCTTAATCGGTTTTGGCCTCGGTACCATTTGGCGATTTAACCGCTTCTTTCCCGAAATTCCCCTCTCGCTCCTCCGGAGTGGCCCCCCTGAACAACACGATCCATTACAGGAAGACCGTTGCAGTGAAGTGGCTGAATTTCTCCAAAATCCAACGCTGGATCCTCTACAGCCACAAAGGATTAAACTCCAAGGCCAATTGTTGGGACGTCAGGGGATTAGTAACTGGTTGGGACAGGATTTATGGTTACAGACGCCCCTAGGACTGGTGCGATTACATTACCTCTCTCAACTGGGGCCGATCGGCAATTGGCTCCGGCATCAGGATCGACCCAGCGATCAGGTTGGTCAACCCGTCACCGTGATTGGTTGGCTGCGGCGGGGGGCAACTCCTTGGCTGGATATGGAATGGTTACGCAGTCCCGCAGGGCGCAACAACGGCAGCCATCCCCTCTGGTCTACGATTGTGGCCATACTCGCGATCGTGGCGGGGCTCTACCTACTGCTGTAA
- the prfC gene encoding peptide chain release factor 3, with amino-acid sequence MSSDLQTELEQAVNRRRNFAIISHPDAGKTTLTEKLLLYGGAIHEAGAVKARKEQRHATSDWMEMEKQRGISITSTVLQFDYSNYYINLLDTPGHQDFSEDTYRTLAAADNAVMLIDAAKGLEPQTRKLFEVCKMRSLPIFTFVNKLDRPGRGPLELLDEIEKELGMQTYAVNWPIGGGDRFKGVFDRRKRQIHLFERSLHNKRVAKDTILELDDPMLEDLLEPDLYAQFKDELELLDELGGELDPEAVHIGQMTPVFFGSAMTNFGVELFLESFLDYALKPGAHESTQGEIAPTYPEFSGFVFKLQANMDPKHRDRVAFVRVCSGKFEKDMTVSHARSGKTVRLSRPQKLFAQDREVIEEAYPGDIIGLNNPGVFAIGDTIYLGQRLEYEGIPCFSPELFAFLRNPNPSKFKQFRKGVSELREEGAVQIMYSADESKRDPILAAVGQLQMEVVQFRLQNEYGVETQLDWLPYTVARWVDGGWDTLNAAGRLFNTLTVKDSWERPVLLFRNEWNCQQLEGDHPELKLSRVAPVVSGKEPMAI; translated from the coding sequence ATGTCCTCAGATTTGCAGACCGAGTTGGAACAAGCTGTCAACCGTCGCCGTAATTTTGCGATTATTTCCCACCCGGACGCAGGGAAGACGACGTTAACCGAAAAGCTGTTGCTGTACGGAGGTGCAATTCATGAGGCAGGTGCGGTGAAAGCTCGCAAGGAGCAACGTCATGCAACCTCTGACTGGATGGAAATGGAAAAACAGCGGGGGATTTCCATTACTTCCACCGTGCTGCAATTTGACTATAGCAACTACTACATCAATCTGCTGGATACCCCTGGACACCAAGACTTCAGCGAAGATACCTATCGCACCTTGGCAGCAGCGGATAATGCGGTGATGCTAATCGATGCGGCGAAAGGGTTAGAGCCTCAGACTCGTAAGCTGTTTGAAGTCTGCAAGATGCGATCGCTGCCGATTTTTACCTTTGTCAACAAGCTCGATCGACCGGGGCGGGGGCCATTGGAGCTGCTGGACGAAATTGAGAAAGAACTGGGGATGCAAACCTACGCGGTCAATTGGCCGATCGGCGGAGGCGATCGCTTCAAGGGGGTCTTCGATCGACGCAAGCGGCAGATCCATCTATTTGAACGGAGTCTCCACAATAAGCGCGTGGCCAAGGATACGATTTTGGAACTGGATGATCCAATGCTGGAAGACCTGTTGGAGCCAGATCTCTATGCACAATTTAAAGATGAGTTGGAACTCTTAGATGAGCTGGGCGGCGAATTGGATCCAGAAGCGGTGCATATTGGCCAGATGACGCCGGTCTTCTTTGGCAGTGCCATGACTAATTTTGGGGTGGAACTCTTCCTGGAGTCCTTCCTCGACTACGCCCTCAAACCCGGTGCCCACGAAAGTACCCAAGGTGAAATTGCTCCCACCTATCCAGAATTTTCGGGCTTTGTCTTTAAATTGCAAGCCAACATGGATCCCAAACACCGCGATCGGGTGGCCTTTGTGCGGGTGTGTTCCGGCAAGTTTGAAAAAGATATGACGGTTAGCCATGCCCGATCGGGGAAAACGGTTCGACTCTCCCGCCCCCAAAAGCTCTTTGCCCAGGATCGGGAAGTCATTGAAGAAGCCTATCCCGGTGACATCATTGGCTTGAATAATCCTGGTGTCTTTGCGATCGGGGATACGATTTATCTAGGTCAACGGCTGGAATACGAAGGCATTCCCTGCTTTTCCCCAGAACTGTTTGCCTTCCTGCGTAATCCCAACCCGTCCAAATTTAAGCAATTCCGCAAGGGTGTTTCTGAACTGCGGGAAGAGGGGGCCGTTCAGATTATGTATTCCGCCGACGAATCGAAGCGGGATCCCATTCTGGCGGCAGTGGGACAACTGCAAATGGAAGTCGTCCAGTTTCGGTTGCAAAACGAATACGGCGTCGAAACCCAACTGGATTGGTTACCCTACACCGTTGCCCGCTGGGTCGATGGAGGCTGGGATACCCTAAATGCTGCTGGGCGGCTCTTTAACACCCTGACGGTGAAGGATAGTTGGGAACGACCAGTCCTGCTGTTCCGTAATGAGTGGAACTGTCAGCAATTGGAAGGCGATCATCCTGAACTGAAGTTGAGCCGGGTAGCACCTGTTGTGTCTGGCAAGGAACCCATGGCGATTTAA
- a CDS encoding FG-GAP-like repeat-containing protein, whose amino-acid sequence MLESYNSVSASSLANSSSTSQSTPFNYSVDLLWRETGSGTGVRWGMSGANVISGGLFTMPDLGWKVAATGDVDRDGETDILWRHSPSGAMAWWILQNQTLSSAFALPTLSDLNWTIAGTGDVNGDQKLDILWRNTATGNNAWWYMQDSQIIGSVALPTVDPGWKIVSTGDFNRDGFVDLLWQHQATSTLQWWVMQGSQIIQGVSLPTGLPNATLAGTYDLNQDGHLDLVWRDYNTGSNSLWIMQGSTVLEKYDIQSVVGKSWEIVGFLSRPKPEEADAGNALLNATIESTAQFFRAQRVSGGDLTDVYQFSVTQSGIFTAHLTGLTGDADVKLIQNLNRNDQVDSGEILAWQWERGTSGESLRRFLNPGTYYLQVNSYNNQSASYAISTNFRAAAVDDQQFSLNVTFGEGTGGLNTAARQAIAEAASYWSNIITSRSAITQYQNLNIQLVGLELSDYNLLAYAGPNVTTDWANLFIVSGNATINTRRLAEFNSNPSYLRSLMIHEFAHALGLGTLWVPVEFRQGNSSTLVGRTYINKTTATYNANTYAAWAYGELLGTYSPTAIPIEAGVFQHWDEYQFDTELMTPYAESIGIATPTSQMTLAALRDLGWNVNYGAAQPYTLPSYVTANALRAGSSSDPSNSSALSSETTAIAAASLGEFAASAADHMSSRPAAKGRLVCGCAKHLSANGLYTNGLYTIGSTNLSHLV is encoded by the coding sequence ATGTTGGAATCCTACAATTCAGTCAGCGCGTCCAGTTTGGCCAACTCATCCAGCACGAGCCAGTCCACGCCCTTTAATTATTCTGTTGATTTATTGTGGCGTGAAACCGGCTCTGGAACAGGCGTTCGCTGGGGCATGAGTGGGGCAAATGTTATTAGTGGTGGCCTATTTACGATGCCTGATCTAGGCTGGAAAGTAGCTGCCACAGGAGATGTCGATCGGGATGGCGAAACAGACATCCTTTGGCGGCATAGTCCCTCTGGAGCCATGGCTTGGTGGATACTTCAGAACCAGACCCTTTCCAGTGCCTTTGCATTACCAACTCTATCCGATCTGAACTGGACGATCGCAGGAACAGGAGATGTTAACGGCGATCAAAAATTGGATATTCTCTGGCGCAATACTGCAACAGGCAACAATGCCTGGTGGTACATGCAGGATAGTCAGATCATTGGAAGTGTGGCGTTACCGACAGTTGATCCAGGGTGGAAGATTGTCAGCACTGGAGATTTCAACCGTGACGGTTTTGTGGATTTGCTATGGCAACACCAAGCCACTAGCACACTCCAATGGTGGGTGATGCAAGGTAGCCAAATTATTCAAGGCGTGAGTTTACCAACTGGTTTACCGAACGCCACCCTAGCTGGAACCTATGATCTCAATCAAGATGGACATCTAGACTTAGTTTGGCGAGATTACAACACAGGATCCAATAGTCTTTGGATCATGCAAGGTAGCACAGTTCTGGAAAAGTATGACATCCAATCTGTTGTCGGCAAGTCTTGGGAAATTGTAGGATTTCTCTCTCGCCCTAAACCGGAAGAAGCCGATGCAGGCAATGCTCTCCTCAATGCAACGATAGAGAGTACAGCCCAGTTTTTCCGAGCGCAACGAGTTAGTGGAGGGGATCTCACTGACGTCTATCAATTTAGTGTGACGCAATCCGGTATCTTCACGGCCCATCTCACGGGATTAACCGGGGATGCTGATGTCAAACTCATTCAAAATCTTAATCGGAATGACCAAGTTGATTCTGGAGAAATTCTGGCTTGGCAATGGGAACGGGGAACCAGTGGAGAATCCCTGCGCCGCTTTCTTAACCCTGGAACCTACTATCTCCAAGTTAATAGCTACAACAACCAATCTGCCAGCTATGCCATCTCGACGAACTTTCGAGCTGCTGCAGTAGATGACCAGCAATTTAGTTTAAACGTAACTTTTGGTGAGGGTACAGGTGGCCTGAATACTGCGGCTCGTCAGGCGATCGCGGAGGCTGCTAGCTACTGGAGCAATATCATAACCAGTCGCAGTGCCATTACCCAGTATCAGAATCTCAATATTCAGCTCGTGGGCCTGGAGCTGAGTGATTATAATTTGCTTGCCTACGCAGGCCCCAATGTCACCACGGATTGGGCTAATCTTTTTATCGTGAGTGGCAACGCTACCATCAACACCCGGAGATTGGCAGAATTTAATAGTAACCCCAGCTATCTCCGCAGTTTGATGATCCATGAATTTGCCCATGCGTTAGGGTTGGGAACGCTGTGGGTACCCGTCGAATTTCGGCAGGGGAATAGTTCTACCCTGGTGGGGCGAACTTACATCAACAAAACCACGGCAACCTATAACGCGAATACCTATGCAGCCTGGGCCTACGGCGAACTGCTAGGAACCTACAGTCCCACAGCTATTCCGATCGAAGCTGGGGTCTTTCAACATTGGGATGAGTATCAGTTTGACACAGAACTCATGACGCCCTATGCCGAGAGCATTGGCATCGCTACCCCAACCAGTCAGATGACGCTAGCGGCACTCCGGGACTTGGGCTGGAATGTTAACTATGGTGCGGCACAACCCTATACGCTCCCCAGTTATGTCACAGCTAATGCACTGCGAGCGGGAAGCAGCAGTGATCCATCCAACTCCTCTGCTTTATCCTCAGAAACCACTGCGATCGCAGCAGCTAGCCTGGGAGAGTTCGCTGCATCCGCAGCTGACCATATGAGTTCCCGCCCTGCGGCGAAGGGGAGACTAGTCTGTGGCTGTGCTAAGCATCTGAGCGCTAATGGGTTGTATACGAATGGGTTGTATACGATCGGCTCGACCAATCTGAGTCACTTGGTCTAG
- a CDS encoding MBOAT family protein has protein sequence MNFLSLTYAVFLLGVVGVYWTLPKPQLRIWVLLLASLMFYGTLYVENSSQVVNQAQYIPLLLVMTWITFQLGRAIGSPPDWRIEDWQFAQQDWNRRRIKLLVLGIGLNLFLLLSFKSVVLLLASTIAQLFKVDLAFTESAWKNLSLLTPIGLSYFTFECISYLVDVYRGAPASRNFARFSAYKLFFPKLTSGPITRYPQFVTQLQSLTFPNADQISEGLWLIACGAVKKGLIADRLGTYVNLSFDNLTRAGSGDIWLTTIAYGFQLYLDFSGYVDVARGSAMLLGFNLPQNFNFPYFSTSIASFWRRWHMSLGDWLRNYLYFPLGGSRKGLLRTCFNLLLVMVLCGLWHGATWGFIVWGTVHGLALVGHRLVDGFSKRHEWMGQFWQSLPGITIAWLATQLVVFLSWLLFRLPNLKDAIYALQNLVGKAADPQFAIKIYQETLGISPQQIWACLGVLTMGMGISYLFHQGLKLQLNWYLKLLLVPLCLYAVFLFSPQGAAKYIYFDF, from the coding sequence ATGAACTTTCTTTCACTAACCTATGCCGTTTTCCTGCTTGGGGTTGTTGGAGTTTACTGGACGCTGCCGAAGCCCCAATTGCGAATTTGGGTGCTGTTGCTGGCCAGTTTAATGTTCTATGGCACGCTATATGTAGAGAATAGCTCCCAGGTGGTGAACCAGGCTCAGTATATTCCTTTGCTGCTGGTCATGACTTGGATCACCTTCCAGTTGGGGCGTGCGATCGGATCTCCCCCCGACTGGCGCATTGAGGATTGGCAATTTGCCCAGCAGGACTGGAACCGTCGTCGCATTAAGTTACTGGTTCTCGGCATTGGCCTCAATCTCTTTTTGCTGCTGAGCTTTAAATCGGTCGTTTTGCTACTGGCTTCTACGATCGCCCAACTCTTTAAAGTCGATCTGGCCTTTACAGAGTCCGCTTGGAAAAACTTGAGTCTGCTAACCCCGATCGGGCTCAGCTACTTTACCTTTGAATGTATTTCCTACCTGGTCGATGTCTATCGGGGTGCGCCTGCGTCACGCAACTTTGCGCGATTTTCCGCCTACAAACTGTTTTTCCCAAAGTTAACCTCAGGCCCCATCACCCGCTATCCACAATTCGTGACTCAATTACAATCGCTCACCTTTCCCAATGCCGATCAAATTTCCGAAGGGCTGTGGCTGATTGCCTGTGGTGCGGTGAAAAAAGGACTGATTGCCGATCGGTTAGGCACCTATGTAAACCTAAGCTTTGACAACCTAACGCGGGCGGGCAGCGGTGATATTTGGCTAACCACGATCGCCTACGGGTTCCAACTGTATCTTGATTTCAGCGGCTATGTGGATGTGGCGCGGGGTAGTGCCATGCTGCTGGGGTTCAATTTGCCGCAAAACTTCAATTTCCCCTATTTCAGCACTAGTATTGCGAGTTTTTGGCGACGCTGGCACATGAGCTTAGGGGATTGGCTCCGGAATTATCTGTACTTTCCCCTGGGGGGTTCCCGCAAAGGATTACTAAGAACTTGTTTTAACCTTCTGCTCGTGATGGTGTTATGCGGGTTGTGGCACGGGGCAACCTGGGGCTTTATCGTCTGGGGCACAGTCCATGGTCTAGCCTTAGTGGGGCATCGTTTGGTGGATGGGTTTTCCAAACGCCATGAGTGGATGGGGCAGTTTTGGCAAAGTTTACCCGGAATTACGATCGCATGGCTGGCAACGCAACTCGTTGTCTTCCTATCCTGGCTTCTCTTCCGGCTTCCTAACTTAAAGGATGCCATCTACGCCCTGCAAAATCTGGTGGGTAAGGCAGCGGATCCTCAATTTGCCATTAAGATCTACCAAGAAACCCTAGGGATTTCCCCCCAACAGATTTGGGCATGTCTGGGGGTTTTGACAATGGGAATGGGGATCTCCTACCTGTTTCACCAGGGGCTGAAATTGCAGTTAAACTGGTACCTAAAGCTATTACTCGTGCCCCTCTGTCTGTACGCTGTATTTCTGTTTTCTCCTCAGGGTGCCGCCAAGTACATCTATTTTGATTTCTAG
- a CDS encoding phosphomannose isomerase type II C-terminal cupin domain, translating into MSHPVEFPRPSMTPPTATTRTRRWGTVTLLEESQRYRINRIEIAPGEHISTQMHHHRSEHWIVVAGTAKVTCGGEEKIIFQKQSTYVPMGLPHKVENPGVIPLVMIEVQNGEYLGEDDIVRFEPDPDDHDD; encoded by the coding sequence ATGAGTCATCCCGTGGAGTTCCCGCGTCCGTCCATGACGCCCCCAACGGCCACAACCCGCACCCGCCGCTGGGGAACGGTTACACTGCTGGAAGAAAGTCAGCGTTATCGGATTAATCGCATCGAAATTGCGCCCGGTGAGCACATCAGTACACAAATGCATCACCATCGCAGTGAACACTGGATTGTGGTAGCAGGGACTGCCAAAGTCACCTGTGGCGGCGAGGAAAAAATTATTTTTCAAAAACAATCCACCTATGTGCCGATGGGGTTGCCCCATAAGGTGGAAAATCCTGGGGTGATTCCGTTGGTGATGATTGAAGTCCAGAATGGGGAATATTTGGGCGAAGATGATATCGTGCGGTTTGAGCCCGATCCAGACGATCACGACGATTGA
- a CDS encoding isochorismatase: MSALPIPEFFQPDRGGTVWRVPYQERASQAVMWAKQQGIAPSSTDAARVCLLAIDVQNTFCIPDFELFVGGASGRGAVEDTQRLCEFIYRNLGTITTIVPTMDTHTAMQIFHPIFWVNEQGEHPVPVATMITLAEVEAGQWRVNPNIAASVAQGDLETLQQHALHYTRQLTEDGKYPLTIWCYHSMLGGIGHALVSAFEEACFFHCMARSAQTQFELKGSNPLTENYSVLRPEVLDGANGRPIAQKNTSLIQKLLDYDAVIIAGQAKSHCVAWTIADLLNEIQLRDPKLASKVYLLEDCASPVVVPGVVDFSEQADAAYQRFAEAGMHVVKSTDPIETWLQL; encoded by the coding sequence ATGTCTGCGTTGCCCATTCCTGAGTTTTTTCAGCCCGATCGTGGGGGGACGGTGTGGCGTGTTCCCTATCAAGAGCGGGCTTCCCAAGCGGTGATGTGGGCCAAGCAGCAGGGGATTGCTCCTTCTAGTACGGATGCTGCTCGGGTTTGCTTATTGGCGATCGATGTGCAGAATACGTTTTGCATTCCCGATTTTGAATTGTTTGTGGGTGGGGCTTCTGGCCGGGGGGCGGTGGAGGATACCCAGCGGCTGTGCGAGTTTATCTATCGCAACCTGGGGACGATTACCACGATCGTGCCCACGATGGATACCCACACCGCTATGCAGATTTTCCATCCGATTTTCTGGGTGAATGAGCAGGGTGAGCATCCGGTACCCGTCGCGACAATGATTACGCTGGCGGAGGTGGAGGCGGGCCAATGGCGCGTTAACCCCAACATTGCTGCAAGTGTGGCCCAGGGGGATCTGGAAACGTTGCAACAGCACGCTCTGCACTACACCCGTCAGTTAACTGAAGATGGCAAATATCCCCTGACGATTTGGTGTTATCACTCGATGCTGGGGGGAATTGGCCATGCGCTGGTGTCGGCCTTTGAGGAAGCGTGCTTTTTCCACTGCATGGCTCGCAGTGCCCAAACCCAATTTGAACTGAAGGGCAGTAATCCATTGACTGAAAACTATTCCGTGTTGCGGCCTGAGGTGTTGGATGGGGCCAATGGTCGCCCGATCGCCCAAAAAAATACATCGTTAATCCAGAAGTTGTTGGACTACGACGCAGTGATTATTGCGGGACAGGCTAAAAGTCATTGTGTGGCTTGGACGATCGCGGATTTGCTGAATGAAATTCAACTGCGGGATCCCAAGTTGGCCAGCAAGGTATATCTCTTAGAGGATTGTGCGTCTCCGGTGGTGGTGCCGGGGGTGGTGGATTTTTCTGAGCAGGCTGATGCGGCTTACCAACGGTTTGCTGAGGCGGGAATGCATGTGGTCAAGTCCACTGACCCGATCGAAACTTGGTTGCAGCTTTAG
- the moaB gene encoding molybdenum cofactor biosynthesis protein B: protein MPVDRSFLPLNIAVLTVSDTRTEASDRSGQLLVDRLTEAGHHLAEKAIVPDNIYQIRAIVSQWIADNRVQVILTTGGTGLTGRDGTPEAIGPLLDKAIEGFGELFRWISYADIKTSTIQSRAIAGVANGTYLFCLPGSTGACQTAWDHILKDQLDARHRPCNFADLLPRLTEL from the coding sequence ATGCCTGTCGATCGATCGTTTCTACCGCTGAATATTGCAGTGCTGACCGTGTCCGATACCCGCACGGAAGCCAGCGATCGCTCAGGACAATTGCTGGTCGATCGCTTGACGGAAGCAGGCCATCACTTGGCCGAAAAAGCCATCGTGCCCGATAACATTTACCAAATTCGCGCGATCGTGTCCCAATGGATTGCTGATAATCGCGTTCAGGTGATCCTCACGACAGGCGGAACGGGGCTGACTGGGCGAGATGGGACTCCGGAGGCGATCGGGCCACTGCTGGATAAAGCGATCGAAGGTTTTGGGGAACTGTTCCGCTGGATTTCCTACGCCGATATCAAAACGTCAACCATCCAATCACGGGCGATCGCCGGGGTGGCCAATGGCACCTACCTTTTCTGTTTACCGGGTTCGACCGGAGCTTGCCAAACCGCCTGGGATCACATTCTCAAGGATCAACTTGATGCCCGCCATCGCCCCTGCAACTTTGCCGATCTCCTACCACGCTTGACTGAGTTGTAA